A stretch of Pseudomonas sp. LS.1a DNA encodes these proteins:
- a CDS encoding Tim44 domain-containing protein, protein MQRFLSIALALCVGLTLSLDANAKRFGGGKSSGSAPIHQTRQATPTTPAAAPTAPGRAAPAASGASRWLGPLAGLAAGGLLASMFMGDGFEGFQIMDFLIVALIAFLVFRFIAARRRQQQPQMAMPGHAPMHREAHAQPAQPSIFGGSAAPAAAAAPVINAPAWFNEQNFLAAARNHFQALQQHWDANEMDKIAEFVTPQMLEFLKRERAELGDGFQSTYIDNLDVQLDGVDDRADRTDATLTFRGVSKNSRFDQGEVFSESWHMVRAQGENQPWLVAGIRQNG, encoded by the coding sequence ATGCAACGTTTTCTTAGCATCGCTCTGGCGCTCTGCGTCGGCCTGACGCTGAGCCTGGACGCCAACGCCAAGCGCTTTGGCGGCGGCAAGAGCTCGGGCTCCGCGCCTATTCACCAGACCCGCCAGGCCACGCCAACCACGCCTGCCGCCGCGCCGACCGCACCTGGCCGTGCAGCTCCGGCCGCCAGCGGTGCTTCGCGCTGGTTGGGCCCACTGGCCGGCCTCGCCGCCGGTGGCCTGCTGGCTTCCATGTTCATGGGCGACGGTTTCGAAGGCTTCCAGATCATGGACTTCCTGATCGTGGCGCTGATCGCCTTCCTGGTGTTCCGCTTCATCGCCGCGCGCCGTCGCCAGCAGCAGCCGCAAATGGCCATGCCGGGCCATGCACCAATGCACCGTGAAGCTCACGCCCAGCCTGCCCAGCCGTCGATCTTCGGTGGTTCGGCCGCACCTGCTGCCGCAGCCGCCCCGGTGATCAACGCCCCGGCCTGGTTCAACGAGCAGAACTTCCTGGCTGCCGCCCGCAACCACTTCCAGGCGCTGCAGCAGCACTGGGACGCCAACGAGATGGACAAGATCGCCGAGTTCGTCACCCCGCAGATGCTCGAGTTCCTCAAGCGCGAGCGCGCTGAACTGGGTGATGGCTTCCAGTCCACCTACATCGACAACCTCGATGTGCAGCTGGACGGTGTCGACGACCGCGCCGACCGTACCGACGCCACCCTGACCTTCCGTGGCGTGTCGAAGAACTCGCGCTTCGACCAGGGCGAAGTGTTCAGCGAAAGCTGGCACATGGTCCGCGCCCAGGGCGAAAACCAGCCTTGGCTGGTGGCCGGTATCCGTCAAAACGGCTAA
- a CDS encoding SMI1/KNR4 family protein, protein MEEVIEQLREANEPVPVPLELPDEDLLVEIEEELFINIPFVFKEFLLTVSDVVYGSLEPVTVTDPQSHTYLPDVAANAWDAGVPRDLIPLCQDGDNYYCVEEDGTVVLWDAEEEIVGEDSWESVWHWARDVWLES, encoded by the coding sequence GTGGAAGAAGTGATCGAACAACTCCGTGAAGCCAACGAGCCAGTGCCGGTGCCCCTTGAGCTTCCCGACGAGGACCTGCTGGTCGAGATCGAAGAAGAGCTGTTCATCAACATTCCGTTCGTGTTCAAAGAGTTCCTGCTGACCGTCAGTGACGTGGTGTATGGCTCTCTGGAACCAGTGACAGTTACCGACCCACAGTCGCATACCTACCTGCCCGACGTCGCCGCCAATGCCTGGGATGCCGGCGTACCCCGTGACCTGATTCCGCTGTGCCAGGACGGCGACAACTACTACTGCGTCGAAGAGGACGGCACCGTGGTGCTGTGGGATGCCGAAGAGGAAATCGTCGGCGAAGACAGCTGGGAATCGGTGTGGCACTGGGCGCGGGATGTCTGGCTGGAGAGCTGA
- a CDS encoding cation:proton antiporter yields MHAISFIQDLAVIMLVAGVVTVLFHRLKQPVVLGYIVAGFIIGPHTPPFGLIHDEDTIKTLAELGVIFLMFCLGLEFSLRKLFKVGATAFIAAFLEIVLMIWIGFEIGRWFGWNTMDSLFLGAILAISSTTIIVKALNDLKMKNERFAQLIFGVLIVEDILGIGIIALLSGIAVSGTVSSGEVFSTVGKLSLFMIVALVIGILLVPRLLAYVAKFESNEMLLITVLGLCFGFCLLVVKLEYSMVLGAFLIGAIMAESRQLLKIESLIEPVRDLFSAIFFVAIGLMIDPQVLIDYAWPIVVITLAVVLGKMLSCGMGAFIAGNDGRTSLRVGMGLSQIGEFSFIIAALGMTLQVTSDFLYPVAVAVSAITTLLTPYLIRAADPLSLKLGKVVPSRLARVLSLYGEWLRSIQPQGESAMLAAMIRRILLQVGVNLALVIAIFFSGGYFAGRIGNWLSEWVSDASQQKALIWGAALLLSLPFLIAAYRKLKALSMLLAEMGVKPEMAGRHTQRVRRVIAEVIPLLSLLVIFLLLSALSASILPTSELLLVIAVVAAVVVALLWRWFIRVHTRMQIALLETLENSRENTH; encoded by the coding sequence CATCATGCTGGTTGCCGGCGTGGTCACCGTACTCTTTCACCGCCTCAAGCAACCCGTGGTGCTGGGCTACATCGTCGCCGGCTTCATCATCGGCCCGCACACCCCACCGTTCGGCCTGATCCACGACGAAGACACCATCAAGACCCTCGCCGAACTGGGGGTGATCTTCCTGATGTTCTGCCTGGGGCTCGAGTTCAGCCTGCGCAAGCTGTTCAAGGTAGGCGCCACGGCGTTCATCGCGGCGTTCCTGGAAATCGTGCTGATGATCTGGATCGGCTTCGAGATCGGCCGCTGGTTCGGCTGGAACACCATGGATTCGCTGTTCCTCGGTGCCATCCTGGCAATTTCCTCGACCACCATCATCGTCAAGGCGCTCAACGACCTGAAGATGAAGAACGAGCGTTTCGCCCAGCTTATCTTCGGCGTGCTGATCGTCGAGGACATCCTCGGCATCGGCATCATCGCTCTGCTGTCGGGCATCGCCGTCAGTGGCACGGTCAGCTCGGGCGAGGTGTTCTCCACTGTTGGCAAGCTGTCGCTGTTCATGATCGTCGCGCTGGTCATCGGCATCCTGCTGGTGCCGCGGCTGCTGGCCTACGTGGCCAAATTCGAAAGCAACGAGATGTTGCTGATTACCGTACTGGGCCTGTGCTTCGGCTTCTGCCTGCTGGTAGTGAAGCTGGAATACAGCATGGTGCTGGGTGCCTTCCTGATTGGCGCGATCATGGCCGAATCGCGCCAGCTGCTGAAGATCGAGAGCCTGATCGAACCGGTACGCGACCTGTTCAGCGCCATCTTCTTCGTCGCCATCGGCCTGATGATCGACCCCCAGGTGCTGATCGACTACGCCTGGCCGATCGTGGTCATTACCTTGGCAGTGGTGTTGGGCAAGATGCTGTCATGCGGCATGGGCGCGTTCATTGCCGGCAATGACGGGCGCACATCGCTGCGGGTGGGCATGGGGCTTTCGCAGATTGGCGAGTTTTCCTTCATCATCGCCGCGCTGGGCATGACCCTGCAGGTGACCAGCGACTTCCTCTACCCGGTGGCTGTGGCGGTATCGGCAATCACCACGCTGCTGACACCCTACCTGATCCGCGCCGCCGACCCGCTGTCGCTGAAGCTGGGCAAGGTAGTGCCCAGCCGTCTGGCGCGGGTGCTGTCGTTGTATGGCGAATGGTTGCGCAGCATCCAGCCGCAGGGCGAGAGCGCCATGCTGGCGGCGATGATCCGGCGCATCCTGTTGCAGGTGGGGGTGAACCTGGCGCTGGTGATCGCCATCTTCTTCAGTGGTGGCTACTTCGCCGGGCGTATCGGCAACTGGCTCAGTGAGTGGGTCAGCGATGCCAGCCAGCAGAAAGCGCTGATCTGGGGGGCGGCGTTGTTGCTGTCGCTGCCGTTCCTGATTGCTGCCTATCGCAAGCTCAAGGCGCTGTCGATGCTGTTGGCAGAGATGGGCGTCAAGCCCGAAATGGCCGGGCGGCATACCCAGCGTGTGCGCCGAGTGATTGCCGAGGTGATCCCGCTGTTGTCGCTACTGGTGATTTTCCTGCTGCTGTCGGCGCTGTCGGCAAGCATTCTGCCGACCAGCGAGTTGCTGCTGGTGATTGCCGTGGTGGCTGCGGTGGTGGTGGCCTTGCTGTGGCGCTGGTTTATCCGCGTGCATACGCGCATGCAGATTGCCTTGCTGGAGACGCTGGAGAACAGCCGCGAGAATACGCACTGA